A single genomic interval of Romboutsia ilealis harbors:
- the pflB gene encoding formate C-acetyltransferase produces MNAWQGFKEGRWTKEIDVRGFIQANYTPYEGDDSFLAGATENTKQLWEEVMELFKKERENGGTLDVDTKTVSAIDAYAPGYINKDKETVVGLQTDAPLKRAIMPEGGIRMVESSCEAYGFKCDPLVSEIFTKYRKTHNQGVFDAYTTEMRAARKSGIITGLPDAYGRGRIIGDYRRVALYGVDRLIEDKNEQKLSLEVSCMDEDTIRLREEISDQIKALQALKRMAESYGFDISKPATNSREAVQWLYFAYLAAIKDQNGAAMSIGRTSTFLDIYFERDLKAGTITEEEVQELMDHFVMKLRMVKFLRTPDYNELFSGDPTWVTESIGGMGVDGRTLVTKNSFRVLNTLYTLGPSPEPNLTVLWSKDFPQGFKDFCSKVSIDTSSVQYENDDLMRPYWGDDYGIACCVSAMRIGKQMQFFGARVNLAKTLLYAINGGVDEKSGAQVGPRFEPIMDEYLDYDKVMERFEPFTDWLANLYVNTLNVIHYMHDKYSYEALEMALHDRDVFRTMACGIAGLSVAADSLSAIKYAKVKTIRNEAGVAVDFEIEGDYPKYGNNDDRVDEIAVYLVESMMNKIRKNKTYRNSVHTQSVLTITSNVVYGKKTGNTPCGRRAGAPFAPGANPMHGRDNSGALASLASVAKLPYEHSQDGISNTFSIVPGALGKDMNERVRNLSCMMDGYFTDGAHHLNVNVFDRATLEDAMEHPEKYPQLTIRVSGYAVNFIKLTKEQQLDVINRTFHGKMA; encoded by the coding sequence ATGAATGCATGGCAAGGATTTAAAGAAGGTAGATGGACTAAGGAAATAGATGTTAGAGGGTTCATCCAAGCAAACTACACTCCATATGAAGGAGATGACTCTTTCTTAGCTGGTGCTACTGAAAACACTAAGCAATTATGGGAAGAAGTAATGGAATTATTCAAAAAAGAAAGAGAAAATGGTGGTACTCTTGATGTTGATACTAAAACAGTATCAGCTATAGATGCTTATGCACCTGGATATATAAATAAAGATAAAGAAACAGTTGTAGGTTTACAAACTGATGCTCCTTTAAAAAGAGCTATAATGCCAGAAGGTGGAATAAGAATGGTTGAAAGTTCTTGTGAAGCTTATGGATTCAAGTGTGACCCATTAGTAAGTGAAATATTCACTAAGTATAGAAAAACTCATAACCAAGGTGTTTTCGATGCTTATACTACTGAAATGAGAGCTGCTAGAAAATCTGGTATAATAACTGGTCTTCCAGATGCTTACGGAAGAGGAAGAATAATAGGTGACTACAGAAGAGTTGCTTTATACGGTGTTGATAGATTAATAGAAGACAAAAACGAGCAAAAACTTTCTTTAGAAGTTTCTTGCATGGATGAAGATACAATAAGATTAAGAGAAGAAATATCTGATCAAATAAAAGCTTTACAAGCATTAAAGAGAATGGCTGAATCTTACGGATTCGATATATCTAAGCCAGCTACTAACTCAAGAGAAGCTGTACAATGGTTATACTTTGCTTACTTAGCAGCTATAAAAGATCAAAATGGTGCTGCTATGTCAATAGGTAGAACTTCTACTTTCTTAGATATATACTTCGAAAGAGATTTAAAAGCTGGAACTATAACTGAAGAAGAAGTTCAAGAATTAATGGACCACTTCGTTATGAAATTAAGAATGGTTAAATTCTTAAGAACTCCTGACTACAATGAATTATTCTCTGGAGACCCAACTTGGGTAACTGAATCAATCGGTGGTATGGGTGTAGATGGTAGAACGTTAGTAACTAAAAACTCATTCAGAGTTTTAAATACTCTTTACACTCTAGGACCTTCTCCAGAACCAAACTTAACAGTACTTTGGTCAAAAGATTTCCCACAAGGATTCAAAGACTTCTGTTCTAAAGTATCTATAGATACAAGTTCAGTTCAATACGAAAACGACGACTTAATGAGACCTTACTGGGGAGATGATTACGGTATAGCTTGTTGTGTATCTGCAATGAGAATAGGTAAGCAAATGCAATTCTTCGGAGCTAGAGTTAACTTAGCTAAAACTTTATTATACGCTATAAACGGTGGGGTTGACGAAAAATCAGGTGCTCAAGTAGGACCAAGATTCGAGCCAATAATGGATGAATACTTAGATTACGATAAAGTAATGGAAAGATTCGAACCATTCACTGATTGGTTAGCAAACTTATATGTAAATACATTAAATGTAATCCACTACATGCATGATAAGTACTCTTATGAAGCATTAGAAATGGCTTTACATGATAGAGATGTATTCAGAACTATGGCTTGTGGTATAGCTGGTTTATCAGTTGCTGCTGACTCATTATCTGCTATAAAATACGCTAAAGTTAAAACTATAAGAAACGAAGCTGGTGTAGCTGTTGACTTCGAAATAGAAGGAGACTATCCAAAATACGGAAACAACGATGATAGAGTTGACGAAATAGCTGTATACTTAGTTGAATCTATGATGAACAAAATAAGAAAGAACAAAACTTACAGAAATTCTGTTCATACTCAATCAGTATTAACAATAACTTCAAACGTTGTTTACGGTAAGAAAACTGGTAACACTCCATGTGGTAGAAGAGCTGGTGCTCCATTCGCTCCAGGAGCAAACCCAATGCACGGAAGAGATAATAGTGGTGCTTTAGCTTCATTAGCATCTGTTGCAAAATTACCATATGAGCATTCTCAAGATGGTATATCTAATACTTTCTCTATAGTACCTGGTGCTTTAGGAAAAGATATGAATGAAAGAGTTAGAAATCTTTCTTGTATGATGGATGGATACTTCACAGATGGAGCTCATCACTTAAACGTTAACGTATTTGATAGAGCTACTCTAGAAGACGCTATGGAACATCCAGAAAAATATCCTCAATTAACTATAAGAGTTTCAGGATATGCTGTTAACTTTATAAAGTTAACTAAAGAACAACAATTAGACGTTATAAACAGAACATTCCACGGAAAAATGGCTTAA
- the pflA gene encoding pyruvate formate-lyase-activating protein, which produces MIKGRVHSIETFGTVDGPGIRFILFMQGCALRCKYCHNRDTWDTKLGKEYTTDEIITQASKYKSYMNASGGGITVSGGEATLQPEFLNELFVKAKENKIHTCLDTSGFVNIDVIDPILDNTDLVLLDLKHMIEEESKDLTGVGVEKSLKLAKHLDERNIPVWIRHVLIPGITDTKENLEALGEFVSKLNNVERFEFLPYHSLGVHKWEAMGLNYELKNIEDATSEDVAKASEIVEKFGVKVFNNKSK; this is translated from the coding sequence ATGATAAAAGGAAGAGTTCATTCAATAGAGACATTTGGAACAGTAGATGGTCCGGGAATAAGATTTATATTATTTATGCAAGGATGCGCATTAAGATGTAAGTATTGTCACAATAGAGATACTTGGGATACAAAATTAGGAAAAGAATATACAACAGATGAAATAATTACTCAAGCTTCAAAATACAAATCATATATGAATGCTTCAGGGGGAGGAATAACTGTATCGGGTGGTGAAGCAACTTTACAACCTGAGTTTTTAAATGAGTTATTTGTTAAAGCTAAAGAAAATAAAATACACACTTGTTTAGATACATCTGGATTTGTAAATATTGATGTTATAGATCCTATATTAGATAATACTGATCTTGTATTACTTGATTTGAAGCATATGATAGAAGAAGAATCAAAAGATTTAACTGGTGTTGGAGTTGAAAAATCACTTAAGTTAGCTAAACATTTAGATGAAAGAAATATACCGGTTTGGATAAGACATGTATTAATTCCAGGTATAACAGATACTAAAGAAAACTTAGAAGCTCTAGGTGAATTTGTATCTAAACTTAATAATGTAGAAAGATTTGAATTCTTACCATATCATTCTCTAGGTGTTCATAAGTGGGAAGCCATGGGATTAAATTATGAATTAAAAAATATTGAAGATGCTACTAGTGAAGATGTTGCTAAAGCTAGCGAAATAGTAGAAAAATTCGGTGTTAAAGTATTCAACAATAAATCTAAATAA
- the thiI gene encoding tRNA uracil 4-sulfurtransferase ThiI gives MYNILIVKYGEIGVKGKNRYIFENKLIKNVKNILKPIGKFNVYKEYGRIYVDLDGYDYEEIVEEVRKVFGIVGVCPAVRAEKDYNLLKELALKMLEEKIDQGYKSFKVDSRRGDKDFKLTSQEMSLDIGGYLVSQVKDKIAVDVRNPEVKIHCELRQNHVMVYSDTIPGYGGLPLGTNGRAMSLLSGGIDSPVASWMVAKRGMELECIHFHSYPFTSEKSQEKVRDLAQILSKYCGRVRLHKVNMLEIQKAIGLNCKDEEMTIISRRFMMRIAQQVAESRHCDALVTGESIGQVASQTIQGLTCTNASVSMPVFRPLIAMDKTEIIDIAQKIGTFETSILPEEDCCTVFSPKKPVTKPKLDRIERSENALDVEKLIQDAIDNIEVEDIEF, from the coding sequence TTGTATAATATATTAATAGTTAAGTACGGAGAAATAGGTGTAAAGGGCAAAAACAGATATATATTTGAAAATAAGCTTATAAAAAATGTAAAAAATATATTAAAGCCTATAGGAAAGTTTAATGTATACAAGGAATATGGAAGAATATACGTTGATTTAGATGGATATGATTATGAAGAAATAGTAGAGGAAGTTAGAAAAGTATTTGGTATAGTTGGAGTTTGTCCAGCTGTAAGAGCAGAAAAAGACTACAATTTATTAAAAGAGTTAGCATTAAAAATGTTAGAAGAAAAAATAGACCAGGGATATAAATCTTTTAAAGTTGATTCAAGAAGAGGAGATAAAGACTTTAAGCTAACTTCTCAAGAGATGAGTTTAGATATAGGTGGATACCTAGTATCTCAAGTAAAGGATAAAATAGCAGTAGATGTTAGAAATCCAGAAGTAAAAATACATTGTGAATTAAGACAAAATCATGTAATGGTATATAGTGATACAATTCCAGGTTATGGAGGACTACCGTTAGGAACTAATGGTAGAGCAATGTCACTTTTATCAGGAGGTATAGATTCTCCAGTAGCATCGTGGATGGTGGCTAAGAGAGGTATGGAATTAGAATGTATACATTTCCATAGTTATCCTTTCACTAGTGAAAAATCACAGGAGAAGGTTAGAGATTTAGCTCAAATTTTATCTAAGTATTGTGGTAGAGTAAGACTTCATAAAGTAAATATGTTAGAAATACAAAAGGCTATAGGTTTAAATTGTAAAGATGAGGAAATGACTATAATTTCAAGAAGATTTATGATGAGAATAGCACAACAGGTGGCAGAGAGTAGACATTGTGATGCATTAGTTACAGGAGAGAGTATAGGACAAGTTGCATCTCAAACAATACAAGGCTTAACTTGTACAAATGCATCAGTAAGTATGCCGGTATTTAGACCGCTTATAGCTATGGATAAAACTGAGATAATAGATATAGCACAAAAAATAGGAACATTCGAAACATCTATATTACCAGAAGAGGACTGTTGTACAGTGTTTTCACCTAAGAAACCAGTTACAAAACCTAAGCTAGATAGAATTGAAAGATCTGAAAATGCATTAGATGTAGAAAAGTTAATACAAGATGCAATAGATAATATAGAAGTTGAAGATATAGAGTTTTAA
- a CDS encoding cysteine desulfurase family protein, protein MDIYLDNSATTKPYKEVIDKMVYALNTDYANPSSLHRKGVEVEKNIKNIRQSIARTLGIKDKEIYFTSGGTESNNTIIRGIVALNKKRKNHIISTTIEHPSVLNTLKDLESEGCEVTYLEVDKDGKIDIEEFKNALKPTTCLVTIMHVNNEVGSIQPIQEIGKHLKTLKDKVFLHVDAVQSYAKINFKPSKYNIDFMSVSGHKVHGPKGIGFMYVRENNRIKPILTGGGQEIGIRSGTENTPGIYGLGEAIRIINEDLDGKIEKIKNLRDLLKREIIENIENIKLNSPEDGVCHILNVTFYGIKGEVLLHYLEQKGVYVSTGSACSSKKKGSHVLNAMGLSPQEIEGAIRFSLSDLNTEEEIKEAVKVVKESVSDLRMIMRRR, encoded by the coding sequence ATGGATATATATTTAGACAATAGTGCTACAACGAAGCCATATAAAGAAGTTATAGATAAAATGGTTTATGCGCTTAATACAGACTATGCAAATCCATCTTCTTTACATAGAAAAGGTGTAGAAGTTGAAAAGAATATAAAAAATATAAGGCAAAGTATAGCTAGAACTCTAGGTATAAAAGATAAAGAAATATACTTTACATCTGGAGGAACAGAGTCTAACAATACCATAATAAGAGGTATTGTAGCTTTAAATAAAAAAAGAAAAAACCATATAATATCTACTACTATAGAGCATCCATCGGTATTAAATACTCTAAAGGATTTAGAATCTGAAGGTTGTGAAGTTACATATTTAGAAGTTGATAAAGATGGTAAAATAGATATAGAAGAGTTTAAAAATGCATTAAAGCCAACAACTTGCTTAGTTACAATAATGCATGTTAATAATGAAGTTGGTAGCATACAACCAATACAGGAGATCGGCAAACATCTTAAAACATTAAAGGACAAGGTATTCTTACATGTAGATGCTGTTCAATCTTATGCTAAGATAAACTTTAAACCATCAAAATATAATATAGATTTTATGAGTGTTAGTGGTCATAAGGTACATGGACCAAAAGGAATAGGTTTCATGTATGTTAGAGAAAATAATAGAATAAAGCCTATTTTAACTGGTGGGGGACAAGAAATAGGAATAAGATCTGGGACAGAAAATACACCAGGTATATATGGCTTAGGAGAAGCTATAAGAATAATAAATGAAGATTTAGATGGTAAAATAGAAAAAATAAAAAATCTAAGAGATTTATTAAAAAGAGAGATAATAGAAAATATAGAAAATATAAAATTAAACTCTCCAGAAGATGGAGTTTGCCATATATTAAATGTTACTTTTTATGGAATAAAAGGAGAAGTGCTACTTCATTATCTAGAACAAAAAGGTGTGTATGTATCTACTGGATCTGCTTGTTCATCTAAGAAAAAAGGTAGTCATGTATTAAATGCTATGGGACTTTCTCCTCAAGAAATAGAAGGTGCGATAAGATTTAGTTTATCAGATTTAAATACAGAAGAAGAAATAAAAGAAGCGGTTAAAGTAGTTAAAGAATCAGTAAGTGATTTAAGAATGATAATGAGAAGAAGATAA